A single Agromyces sp. CF514 DNA region contains:
- a CDS encoding RidA family protein: protein MPKTAVTLSNAPKPAGPYSHGVVANGFLYTAGFGPQDPATGLVVEGGAAEQTRQVLRNIGAVLAEYGLTFDDVVKVTAHLEDLADFAEYNVAYAEFFTEPYPVRTTVGSRLANILVEIDVVAAIPQG, encoded by the coding sequence ATGCCCAAGACCGCCGTCACCCTCTCGAACGCGCCCAAGCCCGCCGGCCCCTACAGCCACGGCGTCGTCGCGAACGGCTTCCTGTACACCGCGGGCTTCGGCCCCCAGGACCCGGCCACCGGCCTCGTCGTCGAGGGCGGCGCCGCCGAGCAGACCCGCCAGGTGCTGCGCAACATCGGCGCCGTGCTCGCGGAGTACGGCCTGACGTTCGACGACGTCGTGAAGGTCACCGCGCACCTCGAGGACCTCGCCGACTTCGCCGAGTACAACGTCGCCTACGCCGAGTTCTTCACCGAGCCCTACCCCGTGCGCACCACGGTCGGCTCGCGCCTCGCGAACATCCTCGTCGAGATCGACGTGGTCGCCGCGATCCCCCAGGGCTGA
- a CDS encoding amidohydrolase family protein: protein MSDLALVIRDVVVVDGDSGPGAEQAEPVDVVVEGGRVARLEYRGTTPGGTDVAHEIDGRGRLLMPGFIDAHAHADGLLFDPDVQLALLRQGVTTVIGGQDGVSYAPGDGAYANEYFAAINGRHPTYAGGGIRELLASYDGATAVNQALLVPAGTVRREICGRSTDAASPAALDAMLALVAEGLADGAVGLSTGLDYVPGAFATTDELARLAEPVAAAGGVYVSHMRGGYEAGSQAGIDEIRAIAQHSGVAVHVSHFHAEPHLVHGLMAGLAASGVDASFDAYPYTRGCSILAMPVLPASITVRPTAEVLALLADPDERARLLDEWFPTIVDYPSLGPDWPEQLTLAHIAGPEFAWAHGLTIGAAAARAGTTPAEFTLDVLAASRLEVNVVMAVPYARSDADLASILAHPRAMGGSDGIFVGAHPHPRARGSFARYLRSLVVDQGAMSWADAAALVSTRAADRFGLGDRGRVRPGAVADLVLVDPARVADRATYDAPLALAEGIDDVLVAGVPVLADGRLTGATPGRSIRRSGTDRVVADGLETALRPSSTGRKA, encoded by the coding sequence ATGTCCGACCTCGCTCTCGTCATCCGCGACGTCGTCGTCGTCGACGGCGATTCCGGCCCCGGAGCCGAGCAGGCCGAACCGGTCGACGTCGTGGTCGAGGGCGGGCGCGTCGCGCGCCTCGAGTACCGCGGCACGACCCCCGGCGGCACCGATGTCGCCCACGAGATCGACGGCCGCGGCCGCCTGCTCATGCCGGGCTTCATCGACGCGCACGCGCACGCCGACGGCCTGCTGTTCGACCCCGACGTCCAGCTCGCGCTCCTGCGTCAGGGCGTCACGACCGTCATCGGCGGGCAGGACGGCGTCTCGTACGCACCGGGCGACGGCGCCTACGCGAACGAGTACTTCGCGGCGATCAACGGCCGGCACCCGACGTACGCCGGCGGCGGCATTCGCGAACTGCTCGCGTCGTACGACGGCGCGACGGCCGTGAACCAGGCCCTGCTCGTGCCCGCAGGCACGGTGCGCCGTGAGATCTGCGGTCGGTCGACGGATGCCGCGAGCCCCGCCGCGCTCGACGCCATGCTCGCCCTGGTCGCCGAGGGCCTCGCCGACGGCGCCGTGGGCCTGTCGACCGGACTCGACTACGTGCCGGGCGCGTTCGCGACCACCGACGAGCTCGCGCGACTCGCCGAACCCGTCGCCGCGGCGGGCGGCGTGTACGTGTCGCACATGCGCGGCGGCTACGAGGCCGGGTCACAGGCGGGCATCGACGAGATCCGGGCGATCGCGCAGCACTCGGGCGTCGCCGTACACGTGTCGCACTTCCACGCCGAGCCGCACCTCGTGCACGGGCTCATGGCGGGGCTCGCGGCATCCGGCGTCGATGCGAGCTTCGACGCGTACCCGTACACGCGGGGCTGCTCGATCCTCGCGATGCCCGTGCTGCCCGCGTCGATCACCGTGCGCCCGACCGCCGAGGTGCTGGCCCTGCTCGCCGACCCCGACGAGCGCGCGCGCCTGCTCGACGAGTGGTTCCCGACGATCGTCGACTACCCGAGCCTCGGCCCCGACTGGCCCGAGCAGCTCACGCTCGCGCACATCGCCGGGCCAGAGTTCGCGTGGGCGCACGGCCTCACGATCGGCGCCGCCGCCGCACGCGCCGGCACGACACCGGCCGAGTTCACGCTCGACGTGCTCGCGGCCTCGCGGCTCGAGGTCAACGTCGTGATGGCGGTGCCGTACGCCCGCAGCGACGCCGATCTCGCGTCGATCCTCGCCCACCCGCGCGCGATGGGCGGCTCCGACGGCATCTTCGTCGGCGCCCACCCGCACCCGCGGGCGCGCGGCTCGTTCGCCAGGTACCTGCGCTCGCTCGTCGTCGACCAGGGCGCCATGAGCTGGGCGGATGCCGCGGCGCTCGTCTCGACCAGGGCGGCCGACCGGTTCGGGCTCGGAGATCGGGGCCGCGTGCGACCGGGCGCCGTCGCCGACCTCGTGCTCGTCGATCCCGCTCGCGTCGCCGACCGGGCGACCTACGACGCGCCGCTCGCCCTCGCCGAGGGCATCGACGACGTGCTCGTCGCGGGCGTGCCCGTGCTGGCCGACGGCCGGCTCACCGGGGCGACGCCGGGCCGCAGCATCCGTCGCTCAGGCACCGATCGCGTGGTCGCCGACGGGCTCGAGACCGCACTGCGCCCCTCCTCGACCGGAAGGAAGGCCTGA
- a CDS encoding ABC transporter substrate-binding protein, translating into MTRTTRSFAVALAAGAAAIALGMTGCAPSAGGSGSDSAVLRVWAGSATPINNNFNPFAVDTAVHATFGAIYEPLFFFNQLSADAPVGLVGDSYEYSEDGRTLTVTIKPDLKWNDGEPLTAADVAFTFGYGSNKSEQFVSAEATDDTTVVLTYSEPQFTSASLTLGSTYIIPEHVWAGIDDFMAETNPEPVGSGPYKLKSFSDAAYTVEANEYFRDGAPAVEQVQYVGLDSNQSSQDLLTTGKIDWVGQFIANPDAVTASGEITTLNQQQDPTTITTCANADLGCVGPQTDPAVRQAINVAIDRSTIAEKAFAGLAGESSPSFTLQPRDEQWLSDPELATSPQTADAAGAGAILEAAGYTKDADGFYGKDGTAIEIDLFSPDGWTDYNDAAKLISEQAAEAGIRINARTVSDAEYWTPIQNGDFQMALYGLTQSLVADPYSNYHEYFAGTSTAKVGEMPLVGQNYSRYTNPTVDAAVLAAGATQDVATKQQAYAAIQTEIARDLPYIPVVLNASQSFFNTEKFSGWPTEGDLYAAPLPYLAVANAVVLTHLTPVK; encoded by the coding sequence ATGACTCGAACCACACGCTCCTTCGCGGTGGCACTCGCCGCCGGAGCGGCCGCGATCGCCCTGGGAATGACCGGATGCGCCCCGTCCGCCGGAGGTTCCGGCAGCGACAGCGCCGTTCTCCGGGTCTGGGCGGGCAGCGCCACGCCCATCAACAACAACTTCAACCCGTTCGCCGTCGACACCGCGGTGCACGCCACGTTCGGCGCGATCTACGAGCCGTTGTTCTTCTTCAACCAGCTGTCCGCCGACGCCCCGGTCGGGCTGGTCGGCGACAGCTACGAGTACAGCGAAGACGGCCGCACGCTCACGGTCACCATCAAGCCCGACCTGAAGTGGAACGACGGCGAGCCGCTCACCGCTGCCGACGTCGCCTTCACGTTCGGCTACGGCTCGAACAAGTCCGAGCAGTTCGTCTCGGCCGAGGCCACCGACGACACCACGGTCGTGCTGACGTACAGCGAGCCGCAGTTCACGAGCGCCTCGCTCACGCTCGGCTCGACCTACATCATCCCCGAGCACGTCTGGGCCGGCATCGACGACTTCATGGCCGAGACGAACCCCGAGCCGGTCGGCTCGGGCCCGTACAAGCTGAAGAGCTTCTCCGACGCGGCGTACACCGTCGAGGCCAACGAGTACTTCCGCGACGGGGCACCCGCCGTCGAGCAGGTGCAGTACGTCGGGCTCGACTCCAACCAGTCCTCGCAGGACCTGCTGACGACCGGCAAGATCGACTGGGTCGGGCAGTTCATCGCGAACCCCGACGCCGTCACCGCCTCGGGCGAGATCACCACGCTCAACCAGCAGCAGGACCCGACCACCATCACGACCTGCGCCAACGCGGATCTCGGTTGCGTCGGCCCGCAGACCGACCCGGCCGTGCGCCAGGCGATCAACGTCGCCATCGACCGCTCGACGATCGCCGAGAAGGCGTTCGCCGGCCTCGCGGGCGAGTCCTCGCCCTCGTTCACCCTGCAGCCGCGAGACGAGCAGTGGCTGAGCGACCCCGAGCTCGCGACCAGCCCGCAGACGGCGGATGCCGCCGGAGCCGGAGCCATCCTCGAAGCGGCCGGCTACACGAAGGACGCCGACGGGTTCTACGGCAAGGACGGCACGGCGATCGAGATCGACCTGTTCTCGCCCGACGGCTGGACCGACTACAACGACGCCGCCAAGCTCATCTCCGAGCAGGCGGCCGAGGCGGGCATCCGCATCAACGCCCGCACGGTCTCCGACGCCGAGTACTGGACGCCGATCCAGAACGGCGACTTCCAGATGGCGCTCTACGGGCTCACCCAGAGCCTCGTCGCGGACCCGTACTCGAACTACCACGAGTACTTCGCAGGCACGTCGACCGCGAAGGTCGGCGAGATGCCGCTCGTCGGGCAGAACTACTCGCGCTACACGAACCCGACCGTCGACGCGGCGGTGCTCGCGGCCGGAGCGACCCAGGACGTCGCGACGAAGCAGCAGGCGTACGCGGCCATCCAGACCGAGATCGCCCGCGACCTGCCCTACATCCCGGTGGTGCTGAACGCCTCGCAGTCCTTCTTCAACACCGAGAAGTTCAGCGGCTGGCCGACCGAGGGCGACCTGTACGCCGCACCGCTGCCCTACCTCGCGGTGGCCAACGCGGTCGTGCTCACGCACCTCACGCCGGTGAAGTAG
- a CDS encoding PfkB family carbohydrate kinase: MTPRPEVLTVGETMVLVTPSIAEPLESAQGFHLDPGGAESNVAAHLAALGTPVAWASAVGDDALGRRLVRQIADRGVDTALVVRDGDAPTGLYVKDPGNGVRYYRAGSAASRLGPAFVDGLPIADVRLVHVSGITPALSGDCDALVEAILDAAAAAGVAVSFDVNHRPSLWPSTDAAAERLLALAARADIVFVGLDEAQALWGAATPEAVRALLPGVRELVVKDGAVGATSFERAVTDAPGGPDASGGTGAAGGPGGSRVGSDNVVHVPALVVDAVELVGAGDAFAAGHLHALLAGRPAAERLRSGHERAVLTIADTADFPRTDMTTNPTAAPASVSDPSARPGAVVAGDRPLGPVSNAAFDEIFAGRPLMALFRGLGEARSLELARTAWSLGIDLVELPIQSEADVAALAAVAAAGRAEGRLVGAGTVLTARHVELAAEAGAAFTVSPGFDAEVVRASTAAGLPSLPGVATATEVQAALALGLTWMKAFPASLLGVPWFRAMAGPFPQARFVGTGGIDASNARAYLDAGVRTVAVGSALEDPAQLPALAALLAE, translated from the coding sequence ATGACCCCCCGCCCAGAAGTCCTCACCGTCGGCGAGACGATGGTGCTCGTGACGCCCTCGATCGCCGAGCCGCTCGAATCGGCGCAGGGCTTCCACCTCGACCCCGGCGGGGCCGAGTCGAACGTCGCGGCCCACCTCGCCGCGCTCGGCACGCCCGTCGCGTGGGCGAGCGCGGTCGGCGACGATGCCCTCGGGCGCCGGCTGGTGCGCCAGATCGCCGATCGCGGTGTCGACACCGCGCTCGTGGTGCGCGACGGCGACGCGCCGACCGGCCTGTACGTGAAGGATCCGGGCAACGGCGTGCGCTACTACCGGGCGGGCTCGGCGGCCTCGCGGCTCGGGCCCGCGTTCGTCGACGGGTTGCCGATCGCCGACGTGCGACTCGTGCACGTCTCGGGCATCACGCCCGCGCTCTCCGGCGACTGCGACGCCCTCGTCGAGGCGATCCTCGACGCGGCCGCCGCAGCCGGGGTGGCGGTGAGCTTCGACGTGAACCACCGGCCCTCGCTCTGGCCGTCGACGGATGCCGCGGCCGAGCGCCTGCTCGCCCTCGCCGCGCGTGCCGACATCGTGTTCGTCGGGCTCGACGAGGCGCAGGCATTGTGGGGCGCCGCCACGCCGGAGGCCGTGCGCGCGCTGCTGCCCGGCGTGCGGGAGCTCGTCGTCAAGGACGGCGCGGTCGGCGCGACCTCGTTCGAGCGGGCGGTGACGGATGCCCCGGGCGGGCCGGACGCCTCGGGCGGGACGGGCGCCGCGGGCGGGCCGGGCGGCTCGCGCGTCGGCTCCGACAACGTCGTGCACGTGCCCGCCCTCGTCGTCGACGCCGTCGAGCTCGTGGGCGCCGGCGACGCGTTCGCCGCCGGACACCTGCACGCACTGCTCGCCGGCCGGCCCGCCGCCGAGCGGCTCCGTTCCGGTCACGAGCGCGCCGTGCTCACCATCGCCGACACCGCCGACTTCCCGAGGACCGACATGACCACGAACCCGACCGCCGCCCCGGCATCCGTCTCCGACCCGTCTGCCCGCCCGGGCGCGGTCGTCGCGGGCGATCGCCCGCTCGGGCCCGTCTCGAACGCCGCGTTCGACGAGATCTTCGCCGGACGCCCGCTCATGGCGCTGTTCCGCGGCCTCGGCGAGGCGCGCAGCCTCGAGCTCGCCCGCACCGCGTGGAGCCTGGGCATCGACCTCGTGGAGCTGCCCATCCAGTCGGAGGCGGATGTCGCGGCGCTCGCCGCGGTCGCAGCGGCCGGTCGCGCCGAGGGCCGCCTCGTCGGCGCGGGCACCGTGCTGACGGCCCGCCACGTGGAGCTCGCGGCGGAGGCGGGCGCCGCGTTCACCGTGAGCCCCGGATTCGACGCAGAGGTCGTACGCGCCTCGACCGCCGCCGGCCTCCCGTCGCTGCCGGGCGTGGCGACCGCGACCGAGGTGCAGGCCGCGCTCGCCCTCGGGCTGACCTGGATGAAGGCGTTCCCGGCGTCGCTGCTCGGCGTGCCCTGGTTCCGCGCGATGGCGGGCCCCTTCCCGCAGGCGCGGTTCGTCGGCACCGGGGGGATCGACGCCTCCAACGCTCGCGCGTACCTCGACGCCGGGGTGCGCACGGTCGCCGTCGGCTCGGCGCTCGAGGACCCGGCGCAGCTGCCTGCGCTCGCCGCACTGCTCGCGGAGTAG
- a CDS encoding glycosyltransferase family 2 protein gives MTDDEIAPRARKRQWGAERRSEPMSIVHARPSVAKIAWGRIAIVLTVVFWLIYVVTTIIREFIEAPGGFRFTMEAIGYLIVVTFLTFSASMYLLARQGALYRFRDHRRVPRAEIDRHFRHHAGGITVLVPSYAEEPGVVRGTLWSAALQEYADLRVVLLVDDPVVPKTDEDRVRLEATLALPGQIEDALRGPSARFAGAREAFERGIRDGGQVTASQLAGLADDYESAAVWLETMADEEPVVDHVDEFFVDQVLMGLASELRLSLLALRAAIDQQALPSADRMLELHLRLERIFSVKASSFQRKRYASLSHEANKAMNLNAYIGLMGRGWRTEESAAGTLLRRVEDLSQADFFVPDTTYLLTLDADSLLLRDYCVRLVYFLEEPGNERVAVTQTPYSSFRGAPTRIERIAGATTDLQHILHQGMSYYGATFWVGANAVIRKRAIEDIVEIETVGGFEIATYIQDRTVIEDTESSIDLGAHGWTLINYPERLSYSATPPDFGSLVVQRRRWANGGLLIMPKLWKQARDRRFRRERILVREMWLRTNYMASIAWASFGLLFLLAYPYDSRLLSPVVFLAALPYFIAMGSDLRYCGHRFSDIFRIYGFNLVLLPVNLAGVLKSMQQALTGEKIPFVRTPKVKDRTAAPAIYVITPYLIVAFSLLTLWRDVLAQNWGNAAFAAFNAVLAFYAIRAYIGIRNSFVDIWLGMLNWLYVPDRKQAKASDAAGAPGAGAAAAGVAGAAAGSAGPAGEAPPAAPKPVDWEGILYHGDRRLNRDLRRDNDRRRRAGSRAGS, from the coding sequence ATGACCGACGACGAGATCGCTCCGCGTGCACGGAAGCGCCAATGGGGTGCCGAGCGGCGATCGGAGCCGATGTCGATCGTGCACGCGCGCCCGAGCGTGGCGAAGATCGCCTGGGGTCGCATCGCGATCGTGCTGACCGTGGTCTTCTGGCTGATCTACGTGGTCACGACGATCATCCGCGAGTTCATCGAGGCGCCCGGCGGGTTCCGCTTCACGATGGAGGCCATCGGCTACCTGATCGTGGTGACGTTCCTGACGTTCTCGGCGTCGATGTACCTGCTCGCCCGCCAGGGCGCGCTCTACCGGTTCCGCGATCATCGACGCGTGCCGCGGGCCGAGATCGACCGGCACTTCCGCCACCACGCGGGTGGCATCACGGTGCTCGTGCCCTCGTACGCCGAGGAGCCGGGCGTCGTGCGCGGCACGCTCTGGTCGGCCGCGCTGCAGGAGTACGCGGATCTGCGCGTCGTGCTGCTCGTCGACGATCCCGTGGTGCCGAAGACCGACGAGGACCGCGTGCGGCTCGAGGCCACGCTCGCCCTGCCCGGGCAGATCGAGGACGCGCTGCGCGGCCCTTCGGCCAGGTTCGCGGGGGCGCGCGAGGCGTTCGAGCGGGGCATCCGGGACGGCGGTCAGGTCACGGCGTCGCAGCTGGCGGGCCTCGCCGACGACTACGAGTCCGCCGCGGTCTGGCTCGAGACGATGGCCGACGAGGAGCCCGTGGTCGACCACGTCGACGAGTTCTTCGTCGACCAGGTGCTCATGGGCCTCGCCTCCGAGCTGCGCCTGAGCCTGCTCGCGCTGCGCGCCGCGATCGACCAGCAGGCGCTGCCCTCGGCGGACCGCATGCTCGAGCTGCACCTTCGGCTCGAACGCATCTTCTCGGTGAAGGCGTCGTCGTTCCAGCGCAAGCGCTACGCCTCGCTCTCGCACGAGGCGAACAAGGCGATGAACCTCAACGCGTACATCGGGCTCATGGGCCGGGGGTGGCGCACCGAGGAGTCCGCCGCCGGAACGCTGCTGCGCCGCGTGGAGGACCTCTCGCAGGCCGACTTCTTCGTGCCGGACACGACCTACCTGCTGACGCTCGACGCCGACTCGCTGCTGCTGCGCGACTACTGCGTGCGGCTCGTGTACTTCCTCGAGGAGCCGGGCAACGAGCGCGTCGCGGTGACGCAGACGCCGTACTCGTCGTTCCGTGGCGCCCCGACCCGCATCGAGCGCATCGCCGGGGCCACGACCGACCTGCAGCACATCCTGCATCAGGGCATGAGCTATTACGGCGCGACGTTCTGGGTGGGCGCGAACGCCGTGATCCGCAAGCGCGCGATCGAGGACATCGTCGAGATCGAGACGGTCGGCGGCTTCGAGATCGCCACGTACATCCAGGACCGCACGGTCATCGAGGACACCGAGTCGAGCATCGACCTCGGCGCGCACGGCTGGACCCTCATCAACTACCCCGAACGGCTCAGCTACTCGGCGACGCCGCCCGACTTCGGCTCGCTCGTCGTGCAGCGGCGGCGCTGGGCGAACGGCGGCCTGCTCATCATGCCGAAGCTGTGGAAGCAGGCGCGCGACCGCAGGTTCCGCCGCGAACGCATCCTCGTGCGCGAGATGTGGCTGCGCACGAACTACATGGCGTCGATCGCCTGGGCGAGCTTCGGCCTGCTGTTCCTGCTCGCCTACCCCTACGACAGCCGCCTGCTCTCACCCGTGGTGTTCCTCGCTGCCCTGCCGTACTTCATCGCGATGGGCAGCGACCTGCGCTACTGCGGGCACCGGTTCTCGGACATCTTCCGCATCTACGGGTTCAACCTCGTGCTGCTGCCGGTGAACCTCGCGGGCGTGCTGAAGTCGATGCAGCAGGCGCTCACCGGCGAGAAGATCCCGTTCGTGCGCACCCCGAAGGTCAAGGACCGCACGGCGGCGCCCGCGATCTACGTCATCACGCCGTACCTGATCGTCGCGTTCTCGCTGCTGACCCTCTGGCGTGACGTGCTCGCGCAGAACTGGGGCAACGCGGCCTTCGCGGCGTTCAACGCGGTGCTCGCGTTCTACGCGATCCGCGCCTACATCGGCATCCGCAACTCGTTCGTCGACATCTGGCTGGGCATGCTCAACTGGCTCTACGTGCCCGATCGCAAGCAGGCGAAGGCTTCGGATGCCGCGGGCGCGCCGGGTGCGGGTGCGGCGGCCGCGGGGGTCGCCGGTGCTGCGGCCGGTTCGGCCGGGCCCGCGGGCGAGGCGCCGCCGGCGGCTCCGAAGCCCGTCGACTGGGAGGGCATCCTGTACCACGGCGATCGTCGCCTGAACCGGGACCTGCGTCGCGACAACGACCGGCGTCGCAGGGCGGGCTCGCGCGCCGGGTCCTGA
- a CDS encoding alanine racemase, translating to MPRRIDDLRDEVLAPTDTGLPARAAGLTVREFLATEPRVSEFWTPLTVLDAEAMHGNAATIQAWAEANGMELMPHGKTTMAPALWQLQLDLGATGLTLATPGQVRTARAFGVSSIMLANALVAPPALAFIAGELADPDFAFRCWVDSIDTVEAMERGLAEALDGTDATLPRPIDVLVELGAPGGRTGARTLERAVALARRVDASPVLRLAGVAGYEGSLGHDRSPAALAAVRGYLADLVALRDLLLDAGLLKPGTIAADDVIVSAGGSAYLDLVAEAFAPAIEADAAAGRRTRWILRSGASLLHDHGFYRGISPLDDLLVPAMRGYARVVSHPEPGLALLDGGKRDFPYDEGLPVPLGVAATLDGAASGRDARGLPATSVTALNDQHAYLRADEPGAALPVAIGDVVSLGLSHPCTAFDKRRWLPVVERAGSDLVVDLVRTFF from the coding sequence ATGCCACGACGGATCGACGACCTCCGCGACGAGGTGCTCGCCCCGACCGACACGGGCCTGCCGGCTCGCGCAGCGGGCCTGACCGTGCGCGAGTTCCTGGCGACCGAGCCCCGCGTCAGCGAGTTCTGGACCCCGCTCACGGTGCTCGACGCCGAGGCCATGCACGGCAACGCCGCGACCATCCAGGCATGGGCCGAGGCGAACGGCATGGAGCTCATGCCGCACGGCAAGACGACGATGGCCCCCGCGCTCTGGCAGCTCCAGCTCGACCTGGGTGCGACCGGGCTCACGTTGGCGACGCCAGGGCAGGTGCGCACCGCCCGCGCGTTCGGCGTCTCGAGCATCATGCTCGCGAACGCCCTCGTCGCGCCGCCCGCGCTCGCCTTCATCGCCGGCGAGCTGGCCGACCCCGACTTCGCGTTCCGCTGCTGGGTCGACTCGATCGACACGGTCGAGGCAATGGAACGCGGCCTCGCCGAGGCCCTCGACGGAACGGATGCGACGCTCCCCCGCCCGATCGACGTGCTCGTCGAGCTGGGCGCGCCCGGCGGCCGAACGGGCGCTCGCACACTCGAGCGAGCCGTCGCGCTCGCTCGTCGAGTCGACGCCTCCCCCGTGCTTCGACTCGCGGGCGTCGCGGGCTACGAGGGCAGCCTCGGCCACGACCGCTCGCCCGCCGCACTGGCCGCCGTGCGCGGCTACCTCGCCGACCTCGTCGCCCTCCGCGACCTGCTGCTCGACGCCGGGCTGCTGAAGCCCGGCACGATCGCCGCCGACGACGTCATCGTGAGCGCGGGCGGCAGCGCCTACCTCGACCTCGTCGCCGAGGCCTTCGCCCCCGCGATCGAGGCGGATGCCGCGGCCGGCCGTCGCACCCGGTGGATCCTCCGCTCGGGCGCCTCGCTGCTGCACGACCACGGGTTCTACCGCGGCATCTCGCCGCTCGACGACCTGCTCGTGCCGGCGATGCGCGGCTACGCCCGTGTCGTCTCGCACCCCGAGCCCGGCCTCGCCCTGCTCGACGGCGGCAAGCGCGACTTCCCGTACGACGAGGGGCTGCCGGTGCCGCTCGGGGTGGCCGCGACCCTCGACGGTGCGGCGTCCGGCCGTGACGCGCGAGGCCTGCCCGCGACATCCGTCACCGCCCTGAACGACCAGCACGCGTACCTGCGGGCCGACGAGCCGGGCGCCGCGCTGCCCGTCGCGATCGGCGACGTGGTCTCGCTCGGACTCTCGCATCCGTGCACCGCGTTCGACAAGCGCCGCTGGCTGCCGGTCGTCGAGCGCGCCGGAAGCGACCTCGTCGTCGACCTCGTGCGGACGTTCTTCTGA
- a CDS encoding ABC transporter permease encodes MSFYLRRVAFYLVTLWAAISLNFLLPRLLPGDPAAIMLGKLRRASGGRPLSEETIQAITSILGAGKDMSMWDQYVAYWGRLLQGDLGVSSTRYPATVSDLIAAALPWTITLVGVATVISFVLGIVVGAWVGWRRGTKLDHLVPITTVFQSIPYFWLALVLVAVFSVQLGWFPIVGGYDVFEFPAGPELSWAFVGSAIYHAILPATTIVISSVGGWLLGMRNMMVSTMSEDYVVTAEAKGLTPRRVRTRYASRNAAIPSLAGFGIALGFVVAGSIVMEQVFSYPGIGKLMIQAVQGLDYALMQGVFLVITLTVLAANFFMDLIYGFIDPRVRHNG; translated from the coding sequence ATGAGCTTCTACCTGCGGAGGGTCGCCTTCTACCTGGTGACCCTGTGGGCGGCGATCTCGCTCAACTTCCTGCTTCCGCGCCTCCTGCCGGGCGACCCGGCCGCGATCATGCTGGGCAAGCTCCGGCGTGCGAGCGGCGGGCGTCCGCTCTCCGAGGAGACGATCCAGGCGATCACCTCGATCCTCGGGGCCGGGAAGGACATGTCCATGTGGGACCAGTACGTCGCGTACTGGGGCCGGCTGCTGCAAGGAGACCTCGGCGTCTCCTCGACGCGGTACCCGGCCACCGTCTCGGACCTGATCGCCGCGGCCCTGCCGTGGACGATCACGCTGGTCGGCGTCGCGACCGTCATCTCATTCGTGCTCGGCATCGTCGTCGGCGCATGGGTGGGGTGGCGGCGCGGCACCAAGCTCGACCATCTCGTCCCCATCACGACGGTCTTCCAGTCGATCCCGTACTTCTGGCTGGCGCTCGTGCTCGTCGCGGTGTTCTCGGTGCAGCTGGGCTGGTTCCCGATCGTCGGCGGCTACGACGTGTTCGAGTTCCCGGCGGGCCCCGAGCTCAGCTGGGCGTTCGTCGGCAGCGCGATCTACCACGCCATCCTCCCGGCGACCACGATCGTGATCTCCTCGGTGGGCGGTTGGCTGCTCGGCATGCGCAACATGATGGTCTCGACGATGTCCGAGGACTACGTCGTCACCGCGGAGGCCAAGGGCCTCACCCCCCGCCGCGTGCGCACCAGGTACGCGTCGCGCAACGCCGCCATCCCGAGCCTCGCCGGCTTCGGCATCGCCCTCGGATTCGTCGTCGCCGGTTCCATCGTCATGGAGCAGGTGTTCAGCTATCCCGGCATCGGCAAGCTCATGATCCAGGCGGTGCAGGGCCTCGACTACGCGCTCATGCAGGGCGTGTTCCTCGTGATCACGCTCACGGTGCTCGCGGCCAACTTCTTCATGGACCTCATCTACGGCTTCATCGACCCGAGGGTGCGACACAATGGATGA
- a CDS encoding IclR family transcriptional regulator: protein MSQSVTRAARIIDAIAADPRTVAELAEAFDLHRSTMFRELQALEEVGWVRRRGNGRYTLGTRLAALSKEALESLDLRDVGAEHVRRLQRRTGNTVHLAALMDRSIVYVDKAEDESGVRMYSRIGKAVIPYCSAVGKAILANLDVPRRDAVLDGVTWERYTDLTITTREHLDDELVRVRARGWATDDREFEPYVNCLAVPIESPLGVVGAISVTAVRMVADLDQLKRHLPALREAAAAISAEIA, encoded by the coding sequence ATGTCGCAGTCCGTCACCCGCGCCGCGCGCATCATCGACGCGATCGCCGCCGACCCGCGCACCGTCGCCGAACTCGCCGAGGCGTTCGACCTGCACCGCTCGACGATGTTCCGCGAGCTGCAGGCGCTCGAGGAGGTGGGCTGGGTGCGCCGCCGCGGCAACGGCCGCTACACGCTCGGCACGCGCCTCGCCGCCCTCTCGAAGGAGGCGCTCGAATCGCTCGACCTGCGCGATGTCGGCGCCGAGCACGTGCGTCGCCTCCAGCGGCGCACGGGCAACACCGTGCACCTCGCAGCCCTCATGGACCGGTCGATCGTCTACGTCGACAAGGCCGAGGACGAGTCGGGCGTGCGCATGTACTCGCGCATCGGCAAGGCGGTGATCCCCTACTGCTCGGCGGTCGGCAAGGCGATCCTCGCGAACCTCGACGTGCCGCGCCGCGACGCCGTGCTCGACGGCGTCACCTGGGAGCGCTACACCGACCTCACGATCACGACGCGCGAACACCTCGACGACGAGCTCGTGCGCGTGCGCGCCCGCGGCTGGGCCACCGACGACCGCGAGTTCGAGCCGTACGTCAACTGCCTCGCCGTGCCGATCGAGAGCCCGCTCGGCGTCGTCGGCGCCATCTCGGTCACCGCTGTGCGCATGGTCGCCGACCTCGACCAGCTGAAACGTCACCTGCCCGCGCTCCGCGAGGCCGCCGCGGCGATCTCCGCAGAGATCGCCTGA